The Lonchura striata isolate bLonStr1 chromosome 7, bLonStr1.mat, whole genome shotgun sequence genome window below encodes:
- the LOC144246578 gene encoding C-type lectin domain family 2 member B-like — MSREQGAVCSRQREEGCVLEKGEFCSVDELQKEPLENGTVITNVLKRNIRIFPGEWFSSRPVLTVVLILLLLVLVLALGVALAVQSAPQVPVTPATPQLVQGCPHGWVGYNGVCYYLSRDYRSWEQAQERCSELGASLAIVKDEAMDLLFRLRGNVDYWIGLRRRGERLHWGDGSSYSSRVPVFGNSPCVYLADDRFWTRDCSNEWPYVCSKAQAAL; from the exons ATGTCTCGGGAGCAAGGTGCTGTTTGTTCCAGGCAGAGAGAagagggctgtgtgctggagaagGGTGAATTCTGCTCTGTTGATGAGCTtcagaaggagcccctggagaatgGAACAGTAATCACCAATGTACTGAAAAGGAACATCAGAATATTCCCTG GTGAATGGTTCAGCTCCCGTCCCGTGCTCACGGTGGTGCtgattctgctgctcctggtgctggtgctggcttTGGGGGTGGCCTTGGCTGTGCAGTCAG CACCACAGGTTCCAGTCACACCTGCGACTCCGCAGTTGGTTCAGGGCTGTCCCCATGGCTGGGTTGGGTACAATGGAGTCTGCTACTACTTGTCAAGGGATtacaggagctgggagcaggctCAGGAACGGTGCTCGGAGCTTGGGGCCTCCCTGGCCATTGTCAAGGATGAGGCCATG GATTTGCTCTTCCGCCTCCGCGGGAACGTCGATTACTGGATCGGGCTGCGCAGACGGGGCGAGCGCCTGCACTGGGGGGACGGCAGCAGCTACAGCTCCAG ggTTCCTGTCTTTGGCAATTCCCCATGTGTGTACCTGGCTGACGACAGATTCTGGACCAGGGACTGCTCAAACGAGTGGCCGTATGTCTGCAGCAAGGCCCAAGCTGCCCTGTGA